TGGAGTAAGGAATGGGTAGTTGGGAGGATCGTGGGAACTACTTGATTGAAGTGTCACAACGTTGTTTAAAAGGCCATAAAACCTTTGATTTATGCCGCTCGCATCTAGTTCAAGCCAGCCAGATATCCAAGGGCACTATTTATAATCACTTTACCTCAGAGGCCGATTTAATTGTGGCCGTAGCCAGTGCAGATTATCGCTATTGGTTAATTCAAGCCGAACAAGATACACAGCAATATAGTGATCCCTATTTACGGTTTATTTTTCATCATTGCCAACGTTTGTACCGTATTTTATCTGAACAATCATTTGTTATTGCTAGAGTGATCCCCAACGAGTCAATACTAATACAAGCCAGCGATTATTATCGTGCCCGTTTTGAGCGAGTACTTAAACAATATCAACAATGGAATGCACAAACCCTGACAGAGATTGGTGAGGTTGGTGGCTTTAATCGTGGCGAGTTGCTTTGTGACTATTTACGCGGTGCTATGATCAACAGTGACGATGCACAAAAGCATCCCGACGATGCTGAAATGTACTACCAGTTTAGTTTTGCCATGACCCAGCTCATGGGCCATTCACACAAACGCATGCCCACGATTAATACATTCCTGCAGTGGCTAGCCGGTAAACCCGCATAAATAATTTATCTTCGCTCTTGAACTCTAAATGCCATGCACGGCATGGATCCCTTAACTTCAGTTAACGGCTTGCTCTGGAACGCATTTGGCCAGCTTGGGGCAATTATTAATCGCAGTCACTTAAGCGTTTTCTAAACTAAAATTGATAATGGCCCACCTATCTGTCTACTCACACAATCGTGTTTTAGTGCATCAGTAAAATATGGCAATGTCATCGATGCTATGTTTACAACAGCATGAATCTGAGTTCCTAAATGCTAGAGAGTAGCAGATAAAAATCATGTCGCCTTGAGCCCACGCCAACACTGAATGTATTTTTTAAGCGATTGTATTTATTGATTTTATATTTTTGACACGATTGATGTTTGTTGTTAGGTTAGTCGTGTTAGTTGATACCTTGTTATAAATAACGTTATCACCAAGCTAACACTCATAGTATTTGGCAAACTAATTGAAAAGTTAGGACGCAAAGCTTCCGGTCTAAGGTGGTAAATTAATTTTTACGAAACTAAGATAGCGGAGTTGCCGCAGAGCTCAGGTTCTGCGTGAAACGAACAGCCGTTTTTTTAACGCTGTTGTTTGCCAAAATACCACTTTGATATTGATATCGAGGCCTATCACTTATTTTTAAGTAATAGGTAACCAATGGAGTGCATTTAAGTGGAAAATCTTCCTGTTTTACCTCATGTTTCTAAGTTAAGCCTACTCGCAGCCTCACTTATGGCTGCAAATTCTTTCGTCAGTCTGTCTGTTGAGCGCATGGTTATGTGCTATCGCCAGAGTCACGCTCATACGCTTGTAAAACTGGCAATAATGCAAGCTGTGGCGCCGTTCAGTGGGAGCCACAAAGTGTTGAAGGGCCTTCGGGATTCCCTGAATCAGGCCCTGAAGATGGTAAGTTAGCGAGTGCTGCAAATGGTGCCTTTTCTCCTCTAGATGTTCAGAGTCCGGTCCGTTGGTCTAAAACGGATATCAACGCCGGATGGCAGCAATTTACTTGGCAGTTTACCGCTAACCATGTCACCCGTAACTGGCGCTATTATATTACTCGCCAGGGTTGGGACCAAAACCAAGCCTTAAGCCGCGCTAGTTTCGATTTAGCGCCTTTTTGTGTGGTCGATGGTGGCATGGTTCAGCCACCTAAATTAGTTACTCATGACTGTTACGTGCCAGAGGGACTAAGTGGTTACCACGTTATTTTAGCCGTATGGCAAGTCGGTGACACCAGCAATAGTTTCTATAATGCTATTGATGTCAATTTGAGTTCAGGCCCGGGAATCCCTAACGAATGGCAAGATGTGGGTGACATTAATCCGTCACTGGATCTCAAGGCTGGTGACAAAGTGATGACCAGGGTATTTGATGCTAATGGCGAGCAGCTCTCTAAGCAAACCACGATTACAATTACCGATGCGACTCAAGGTGATAAACAGAATTGGCCTTTCCTTCTTGCCAGCACTATTAATGCGCAGCAATCACAACTCAATGCAGGACAAAAGAATGCCGCTGGCAGTATCATGCCGGTTTACGGTAAAAATGATATTTTTACCCTAACTGACTCAGGTATTGAGCGTGTCGAAGTCGAGTTTGATTTAGCGCCTGTCCCAGGGAATCAACTCGATGTGACCTCGCTTGCTGATGCAATTCAAATCAACGATGGTGCGGCTCAAGTTAGTTTTGATGTGACAACCAATACCGCTATGCAAGTGTCAGCTTATTTATTTAATCATGATGGCGTTGCATCTGGATTTGTGAGTCAAGCGGTTAATAATACCAATGCGAGTTTAGTGCTGGAGGTTGTAGCACCTAAAGTTGGCCATTATCACTTACAAGTTAAAGGTGAACCTCAGCAAGGGGATGTCATCCAGCAGAACTTTGATGTGTTTTTAAAGGATGAGCTACCAGTACCAGAAGCCGACTTCGTGTTTCCAGCTGAAGTGACGCGTTATGTTACCGGCACTAAGGTTTTGCAACCTAAGACAGGTAAGGTTTATCAATGTAAACCTTTCCCATACGGCGGCTACTGTATGCAGTGGTCAGCTTCTGCTACCAGTTATGAGCCGGGCGTAGGAGCTTCTTGGGCGGTAGCATGGACTGAATTGTAAAATCGGAACATCATATTAAGAGATTCAAATAGGTTTAAAGCTCTTTTTTAGGTTTAAATAAAGATAAAAAAACCGTGAATACCGATTAAGGTGTTCACGGTTTTTTATTGATTATCAGTTGCTTATCTCATAGTAACAAATTCTTCAGCACCCGTTGGGTGTATTGCTACTACTGAATCAAAATCTGCTTTAGTCGCGCCCATTTTCATGGCCACGCCAAAGCCTTGTAGTATTTCGTCCATACCAAAGCCGATACCGTGAATACCAACGACGACTTCATTATCACCTGCACACACTAGCTTCATTTTACAGGCTTGGCGATGTGCGGTTACTGCAGAGTACATTGAAGTAAATGTTGAGGTATACACCTTAATATTGTCTTGGCCATATTTTTCAGCCGCTTCAGGCTCTGTTAAGCCCATAGTACCTATGGGTGGATGGCTAAAGACTACAGTAGGAATTAAGCTGTAATCCATTTTTGCATCGGGCATGTTACCAAATAAACGCTCTGACAATAAACGACCCGCTTTAACGGCAACAGGGGTTAATTCAACACCACCTGCCATAATGTCGCCAACACAATAAATCCCTTTTGCGGTAGTATTTTGTTGTTCATCAGTAATGACGTAGCCTTTTGCATCTAACTGCACGTCGGTATTTTCTAGACCGATATTACCCGTTGATGGTGAGCGGCCAATGGCCCAAATTAAGCAATCAACTGTTAAGCTTTCGCCATTTTCTAATTCTAAAGTGACACTGCCATCGCCATTCTTACTGACCGACTTAGGTACACTATGGGTGTGCAGCGTTGGACCATCAGCGGCCATAGCATCAACTAATGCATCCGCTAGAATAGGATCGAAGTTGCGAAGTGGAGCATGCTTACGCACCAATAAATGAGTCTCGCTACCTAGGGCATGTAATACCCCGGCAACTTCAACCGCAATATAACCCGCACCTACCACAGCAACGCGTTTAGGTTGCTCGCGTAAAGCGAAGAAACCGTCTGAGTCGATACCGTATTCGGCGCCTAGAATATCAGGAATCGTCGGTGCACCACCAGTAGCAACCATAATATGGTCGGCTGTGTAATGCTCACCATTGACTTCAATGGTGTTGTTATTGACGAAGCGGCCATAGCCGTCTAATAAGGTCACGTTATTGTTGGCAAAACCACGGCCATAGGCATCATGAATGCGCCTAATATATGCTTCACGGCTATCAACTAGAGTGTTCCAATCGAATTTGTTGACGGTAACGTCAAAACCATAGTCTTTGGCGTAAAGGTTAAGTGCTTCGGCAATATGAGCGCCATACCACATGACTTTTTTGGGGACACAACCAAGGTTTACGCAAGTGCCGCCAACCTGATTTGCTTCAATAATTAATACTTTTGCACCACGCATTGCTGCACGGTTTGCAGAGGCAATACCACCACTGCCTGCGCCAAGCGCGATATAGTCAAAATGTTGAGCCATGATGATCTCCACTACGGTTAATGCGTCCATTGTAGGGGGGATTGTGTTTGCAATCTAGTCGTTAGCTCAATGCTTTATGCTAAATGAGTCAGCGTTTATGTTGGCACTCCCCTCGGTCAACGTCATTGGGACCGGTAGTTGCGCACTTAAGACAGGTCCATTCACTTTTTCTAATATCAATTTCATCTTGATAATGACTAAATTGACTGTTTTGATTTTGTCTTTGTTGTTTGGTTAAGTGCTTTATACGGTTATTTAGCCAACGACAGCTAGGATCGTCCACAACATTGATGCCAGCTTGGCGTGATGAGGTATTGGTTTGTTGGTTGGCTTTAATAAGCTTTTGTAGGCTAGGTTTGAGGTAGATTTCATCGGCGCGATATTCTAATGCTGAGCGGGTGTCGCTGGGTAAGCTAATCGTATTACCTTGGCTATCACTGGCAGATTGTAGTGGTAAGTTTTTGGCATTGTCATTAGTGAGTGATACGGCTTTATTCGTCGATGCTTGAGTTAACTCACTGAGTTCTCCTGCACACAATATTGGAGCACTTAATAAGGTTATCCATTGCACGGCACATAAGGTGGCGAATTGCACTTGTCGGGTAAACATATGCGTTCCTTGCATAGCTTAATCTTGGTCATTAATTGTAGTCGCAGATGATTAAATTGCGAGCCTAAGGCTTCAAAACGTCCAGCCTATATGCACGCCAGTATAGGTTGTATCTAGACTGCCTTGACGATTTTCGGTACGGGCTTGCTGCTTGATGTCCTCTAGAGCAACAGTGCGGCTAAGTTGTGCTGAGACCGTTAGGTTAGCTGTTAATTGGTACAGTGCTTCTAAACCAAATTGCACATGGTTAGCGCCATTGTGTTGTTCGCTGCTGTACTGAAAATCAACGCCATGTACTAAATAGGGGGTTAATGTGAGCCGCTCGTTAATATCCCATGGACTGTGTAAACTGAGCTCCACAAAGTAGCCCGCCGCTTCAGTGGCAAAAGTGTAGTTAATGGTTGGTACCAGCCAGCGAATACCGTTATAGGTTAATGAACTGAAAAATTCATTGTCAGATGTGCGTTCAGCGCCATAACACTCTACGCGCTGATAACCCAGGGAGAGATCAACTTCATCATGAAGTTGGAGGGTGTATTCTAGACCTGCATTCCATTCAATATAGTGAACTTGAGTCGCGCGTCCAGCAACGGCAAAAGCGACTAAGTTATCTTGTGCAACACTGGCGACACCCCAAACAATCCCACCGTTGGCTAAGTTATTGCGTCCTTGGCTAATATAATGATCATTCCAGGCAACATCTAACGCCATTATTGGCTGGTCGTCTGCCATGGCAAGCGCGGATGTTAAGGGAAACGTTATTGCAATAAAGAGAGCAACCCAAAAATAGCAGACACAATGCTTCTGACTTGGTAGGTAACAATCAAAGGGCATATTTATCTTGCTCATAGTTACAATGTTGCTAGAGAGATGTTGATGCCGCGTATGTTAGCCTTTTTAAAAATTAATTAAATGATAATAAGTCTTATTTGAGACTTCTGTTCAATATTAGATATTTTGCTCAAGTAGCAAATTAAAGTGGGAGCCTGGTCATTCTATTCTTTTGATAAATCGGTTAAGCAGAAAGCATATGCTGTAATGGATCTGCTAGCGTACCCTCGAAAATGGGCAATGGAAATATCATCGGGTGCATTAGAAATGCTGGTTATATTTGCTAGGATAAATTGCTCCAATGCTTGAAAATGGCATTATTTAACCCAATATAAGCTAAATACTCACGCGAAATATTTCGAGGAATCTTTATGAGCAATCCATTGCTAAGTGGCGCAGAATTACCAGAATTTTCAAAAATCAAACCTGAACACATTCAGCCTGCTGTTGAGCAAGCGATTGCCAAATGTCGTGAGACCATTGATGAACTATTAGCTAAAAATAGCTCATACACTTGGGATAATCTTATTGCACCCCTTGAAGAAATCGATGATCAATTAAGTAAAGCATGGTCACCTGTGTCACACATGAACTCAGTGATCAGTAGTGATGAATTACGCGATGCACACGATGCTTGCTTGCCGCTTTTGTCTGATTACGGCACTTATGTTGGTCAACATCAGGGCTTGTACGAAGCGTACAAATCGATCCATCAATCTGCTGAATTTACTGCGTTAACCCAAGCGCAAAAAATGGTCATAGAGCAAAGCTTACTCGATTTTGAATTGTCTGGTATCGGCTTAGACGATAACCAAAAAGCACGTTATGGTGAGATTGTTAAACGTTTATCTGAGTTAACTAGTCACTTTTCGAATCAACTGTTAGATGCTACCGAAGCGTGGACCAAGTTGATTACTGACCAAGCCGATTTAGCCGGTTTACCGGAATCAGCGATTTCAGCTGCCAAAGCAATGGCGGATGCCAAAGAGCTAAAAGGTTGGTTATTCACACTTGATTTCCCGTCTTATTTACCTGTGATGACCTACAGCGAAAATCGTGAGTTACGTGAAGAATGTTACCGTGCATTTGTGACTCGTGCGTCTGATCAAGGCCCTAATGCTGGTGAGTTTGATAACACCAACAATATGAATGAAATCGTCGCACTGCGTCAAGAGTTAGCTAATTTACTCGGCTTTGCTAGCTACGCTGATAAATCATTAGCCACTAAAATGGCAGAAAATCCAGCGCAAGTACTGGGCTTTTTAAATGAATTAGGCGAGCGTTCTAAAGATCAGGCAGCCACTGAATTAGCCGAGCTACGTGCGTTTGCTAAAGAGCATTATCACGTGAGCGAAATGGCATCATGGGACTTAAGTTTTTACGCTGAAAAACTGCAACAGCATAAATACCAAGTGTCACAAGAAATATTACGCCCGTACTTCCCTGAAGATAAAGTCTTGTCAGGTTTATTTTATACTGTAAACCGTTTATTTGGTTTAACCATTAGTGAGCAGAAAGGTGTCGACACTTGGCATAAAGACGTGCGTTTCTTTGATATTTTTGATGATCAAAAACACCACCGCGGTAGCTTCTATTTAGATTTATATGCTCGCAGCGGTAAGCGTGGCGGCGCATGGATGGATGATTGTCGCGGTCGCCGTATGACCTCTACGGGTTTGCAAAAACCGGTAGCGTATTTAACTTGTAACTTTAATGGCCCAGTGGATGGCAAACCGGCATTATTTACCCATGATGAAGTAACCACTTTGTTCCATGAGTTTGGCCACGGTATTCACCATATGCTCACCAAGGTAGATGTTGTTGGCGTGTCTGGTATCAATGGTGTGCCTTGGGATGCAGTAGAGTTACCAAGCCAGTTTATGGAGAACTGGTGCTGGCAAGAAGAGGCGTTAGCGGAAATTTCTGGTCATTATGAAACTGGTGAACCATTACCAAAAGCCTTGCTGGATAAAATGCTAGCAGCTAAAAACTTCCAGTCTGGCATGGTGATGGTGCGCCAACTTGAGTTTTCATTATTTGACTTTAGAATGCATCACGAATTTGACCCAGCAAAAGGTGTCGATATTCAAGGCATTTTAGACCAAGTACGCAGCCAGATTGCGGTATTAACCCCACCAAGCTTTAATCGTTTTCAACATGGTTTTGCTCACATTTTTGCTGGTGGTTACGCGGCAGGTTACTATAGTTATAAATGGGCCGAAGTACTCTCCGCTGATGCTTTTTCGCGTTTTGAAGCCGAAGGTATTTTTAATGCTGACACTGGTAGAAGCTTTTTAAACAACATTCTTGAGATGGGCGGCAGTGAAGAGCCGATGGCGTTATTTAAACGCTTTATGGGCCGCGAACCAAACACTGATGCGTTATTGCGTCACAGTGGTATTGCGGTGTAATTGGATGGATTCAAACATAAGAGGTACTTAACTCGTGCCTCTTATTAACTGACTAATTAATCTTTATTGAGTAACGAATATTCAATAAAGATTAATTAATTTAATTTGGCGACATCTTTTTAGTTTTAAACTGTGTATAACTATTGTTTTGGTTTTATTCACAGCATACATTTACGGTTGTAAATTTATCATTAAACTCCCATGGATCCAGAACATTGACAACCACACCCAACGCTATATTTTTCGAGTTAACTCCCGGAAAAATTGTTGATTTACAGATCGACCATCCCGTTAAATTGCGTCTTAAAGCAATGTTGGTCGGGTACGATCTAGGTCAATATATTATCCTCAAG
The Shewanella vesiculosa DNA segment above includes these coding regions:
- the gorA gene encoding glutathione-disulfide reductase; the protein is MAQHFDYIALGAGSGGIASANRAAMRGAKVLIIEANQVGGTCVNLGCVPKKVMWYGAHIAEALNLYAKDYGFDVTVNKFDWNTLVDSREAYIRRIHDAYGRGFANNNVTLLDGYGRFVNNNTIEVNGEHYTADHIMVATGGAPTIPDILGAEYGIDSDGFFALREQPKRVAVVGAGYIAVEVAGVLHALGSETHLLVRKHAPLRNFDPILADALVDAMAADGPTLHTHSVPKSVSKNGDGSVTLELENGESLTVDCLIWAIGRSPSTGNIGLENTDVQLDAKGYVITDEQQNTTAKGIYCVGDIMAGGVELTPVAVKAGRLLSERLFGNMPDAKMDYSLIPTVVFSHPPIGTMGLTEPEAAEKYGQDNIKVYTSTFTSMYSAVTAHRQACKMKLVCAGDNEVVVGIHGIGFGMDEILQGFGVAMKMGATKADFDSVVAIHPTGAEEFVTMR
- a CDS encoding TetR/AcrR family transcriptional regulator yields the protein MGSWEDRGNYLIEVSQRCLKGHKTFDLCRSHLVQASQISKGTIYNHFTSEADLIVAVASADYRYWLIQAEQDTQQYSDPYLRFIFHHCQRLYRILSEQSFVIARVIPNESILIQASDYYRARFERVLKQYQQWNAQTLTEIGEVGGFNRGELLCDYLRGAMINSDDAQKHPDDAEMYYQFSFAMTQLMGHSHKRMPTINTFLQWLAGKPA
- the prlC gene encoding oligopeptidase A is translated as MSNPLLSGAELPEFSKIKPEHIQPAVEQAIAKCRETIDELLAKNSSYTWDNLIAPLEEIDDQLSKAWSPVSHMNSVISSDELRDAHDACLPLLSDYGTYVGQHQGLYEAYKSIHQSAEFTALTQAQKMVIEQSLLDFELSGIGLDDNQKARYGEIVKRLSELTSHFSNQLLDATEAWTKLITDQADLAGLPESAISAAKAMADAKELKGWLFTLDFPSYLPVMTYSENRELREECYRAFVTRASDQGPNAGEFDNTNNMNEIVALRQELANLLGFASYADKSLATKMAENPAQVLGFLNELGERSKDQAATELAELRAFAKEHYHVSEMASWDLSFYAEKLQQHKYQVSQEILRPYFPEDKVLSGLFYTVNRLFGLTISEQKGVDTWHKDVRFFDIFDDQKHHRGSFYLDLYARSGKRGGAWMDDCRGRRMTSTGLQKPVAYLTCNFNGPVDGKPALFTHDEVTTLFHEFGHGIHHMLTKVDVVGVSGINGVPWDAVELPSQFMENWCWQEEALAEISGHYETGEPLPKALLDKMLAAKNFQSGMVMVRQLEFSLFDFRMHHEFDPAKGVDIQGILDQVRSQIAVLTPPSFNRFQHGFAHIFAGGYAAGYYSYKWAEVLSADAFSRFEAEGIFNADTGRSFLNNILEMGGSEEPMALFKRFMGREPNTDALLRHSGIAV